One Chanodichthys erythropterus isolate Z2021 chromosome 10, ASM2448905v1, whole genome shotgun sequence DNA segment encodes these proteins:
- the dclk1a gene encoding serine/threonine-protein kinase DCLK1a isoform X7: MLQYEVNGTPASQLSTPHSAKSPSPSPTSPGSLKKRRGSQHSGSSASLASTKVCSMDEEEGSVSDAEPLEETPIPTVPSSISDRYKVGRMIGDGNFAVVHECVEHSTGRAYALKIINKGKCRGKEHMIQNEVAILRRVKHPNIVLLIEEMDTYSELYLVMELVKGGDLFDAITSANRYTERDASGMLYNLANAIKYLHSLNIVHRDIKPENLLVYEHQDGSKSLKLGDFGLATVVDGPLYTVCGTPTYVAPEIIAETGYGLKVDIWAAGVITYILLCGFPPFRGSTDDQEALFDQILLGQLEFPPPYWDNVSDSAKELIVSMLQVEVDQRYTALQVLEHPWVTNDGLSENEHQLSVAGKIKKHFNTGPKPSNNTPGVSVMTTTALDKERQIFRRGRHQNVSAAPWTTQPTCSLHIPAFTPRLCPGLYLDPTSQPPTGLPAPALISSPCPSTTSTATTTTPESEDFSACSTETVRSLFSPF; the protein is encoded by the exons GGATCCCAGCACAGCGGTTCCTCTGCGTCTCTGGCCTCTACCAAAGTCTGCAGTATGGATGAGGAGGAAGGCTCTGTGAGCGATG CCGAGCCCTTGGAGGAGACGCCGATACCCACAGTCCCAAGCTCCATTTCAGATCGGTACAAAGTCGGACGAATGATCGGAGACGGGAATTTTGCGGTGGTCCATGAGTGCGTGGAGCACTCGACTGGCAGGGCGTACGCTCTGAAGATCATCAACAAAGGCAAATGCAGAGGGAAG GAGCATATGATCCAGAATGAGGTGGCTATCCTAAGAAGAGTGAAACATCCAAACATTGTGCTGCTGATTGAGGAAATGGACACTTACAGTGAACTCTACCTCGTCATGGAGCTTGTAAAG gGAGGAGATCTTTTTGATGCCATCACCTCCGCCAACAGATACACTGAGCGGGACGCCAGTGGCATGCTGTACAACCTGGCCAATGCTATTAAGTACTTACACAGCCTTAACATCGTTCATCGAGACATCAAGCCAGAGAACCTTTTG GTGTACGAGCATCAAGACGGAAGCAAATCGCTGAAGCTGGGCGACTTTGGCTTGGCCACCGTGGTAGACGGACCCCTGTACACTGTCTGTGGAACACCCACATATGTAGCACCAGAGATTATCGCAGAGACCGG GTATGGCCTTAAGGTAGATATCTGGGCCGCTGGAGTCATCACATATATTCTCCTCTGTGGCTTTCCTCCATTTCGTGG GAGCACTGATGATCAAGAAGCTCTGTTTGACCAGATACTGCTGGGACAGTTAGAATTCCCTCCCCCGTACTGGGACAATGTATCCGACTCAGCCAAA GAGCTGATCGTGTCTATGCTGCAGGTGGAAGTGGATCAGAGATACACAGCGCTGCAGGTGCTGGAACATCCCTGGGTCACT AATGACGGTCTGTCAGAAAACGAGCACCAGCTGTCAGTGGCAGGAAAGATCAAGAAGCACTTTAACACCGGGCCCAAACCCAGCAACAACACCCCAGGAGTGTCTGTCATGACG ACCACCGCTCTTGATAAGGAGAGGCAGATTTTCCGACGAGGACGCCACCAGAATGTGAGCGCAGCTCCCTGGACCACCCAGCCGACCTGTAGCCTCCACATTCCAGCCTTTACGCCCCGTCTGTGCCCCGGTCTGTACCTCGACCCCACGTCCCAGCCGCCCACTGGACTTCCTGCTCCAGCCCTAATATCCAGTCCATGTCCCTCTACCACCTCCACCGCCACCACCACCACGCCCGAGTCTGAAGACTTTTCCGCCTGCTCCACGGAGACTGTTCGCTCCCTCTTCTCCCCTTTCTAG
- the dclk1a gene encoding serine/threonine-protein kinase DCLK1a isoform X8, giving the protein MLQYEVNGTPASQLSTPHSAKSPSPSPTSPGSLKKRRGSQHSGSSASLASTKVCSMDEEEGSVSDAEPLEETPIPTVPSSISDRYKVGRMIGDGNFAVVHECVEHSTGRAYALKIINKGKCRGKEHMIQNEVAILRRVKHPNIVLLIEEMDTYSELYLVMELVKGGDLFDAITSANRYTERDASGMLYNLANAIKYLHSLNIVHRDIKPENLLVYEHQDGSKSLKLGDFGLATVVDGPLYTVCGTPTYVAPEIIAETGYGLKVDIWAAGVITYILLCGFPPFRGSTDDQEALFDQILLGQLEFPPPYWDNVSDSAKELIVSMLQVEVDQRYTALQVLEHPWVTNDGLSENEHQLSVAGKIKKHFNTGPKPSNNTPGVSVMTLDHDFSIQRSGSLDFYQNPGMFWIRPPLLIRRGRFSDEDATRM; this is encoded by the exons GGATCCCAGCACAGCGGTTCCTCTGCGTCTCTGGCCTCTACCAAAGTCTGCAGTATGGATGAGGAGGAAGGCTCTGTGAGCGATG CCGAGCCCTTGGAGGAGACGCCGATACCCACAGTCCCAAGCTCCATTTCAGATCGGTACAAAGTCGGACGAATGATCGGAGACGGGAATTTTGCGGTGGTCCATGAGTGCGTGGAGCACTCGACTGGCAGGGCGTACGCTCTGAAGATCATCAACAAAGGCAAATGCAGAGGGAAG GAGCATATGATCCAGAATGAGGTGGCTATCCTAAGAAGAGTGAAACATCCAAACATTGTGCTGCTGATTGAGGAAATGGACACTTACAGTGAACTCTACCTCGTCATGGAGCTTGTAAAG gGAGGAGATCTTTTTGATGCCATCACCTCCGCCAACAGATACACTGAGCGGGACGCCAGTGGCATGCTGTACAACCTGGCCAATGCTATTAAGTACTTACACAGCCTTAACATCGTTCATCGAGACATCAAGCCAGAGAACCTTTTG GTGTACGAGCATCAAGACGGAAGCAAATCGCTGAAGCTGGGCGACTTTGGCTTGGCCACCGTGGTAGACGGACCCCTGTACACTGTCTGTGGAACACCCACATATGTAGCACCAGAGATTATCGCAGAGACCGG GTATGGCCTTAAGGTAGATATCTGGGCCGCTGGAGTCATCACATATATTCTCCTCTGTGGCTTTCCTCCATTTCGTGG GAGCACTGATGATCAAGAAGCTCTGTTTGACCAGATACTGCTGGGACAGTTAGAATTCCCTCCCCCGTACTGGGACAATGTATCCGACTCAGCCAAA GAGCTGATCGTGTCTATGCTGCAGGTGGAAGTGGATCAGAGATACACAGCGCTGCAGGTGCTGGAACATCCCTGGGTCACT AATGACGGTCTGTCAGAAAACGAGCACCAGCTGTCAGTGGCAGGAAAGATCAAGAAGCACTTTAACACCGGGCCCAAACCCAGCAACAACACCCCAGGAGTGTCTGTCATGACG CTCGACCATGACTTTTCCATCCAGAGATCAGGGTCGTTGGATTTCTATCAGAACCCGGGCATGTTTTGGATAAG ACCACCGCTCTTGATAAGGAGAGGCAGATTTTCCGACGAGGACGCCACCAGAATGTGA